GTAGTTCTCTATGAGGTCAGTCAGCGCCATGTTGCCCCCGAGGTCCTTGCTGATGATCAGCGTCTCGAGGCCGAAGCGCGCCGCGTATATGGCGGCGGTGAAACCCGCTGGACCGGCGCCGATGATGAGCACGTCCCAGGTCTTGTTCTCGTACTCTCCCCCGCGCGAGAATCCTCCAAGGCTGAACATCTCTCCCACCTCCGGGCTTTCCTAACTTGGGTCATTTAAAAGGATTATTGCCCAAAAATGGGCAAAGCTAAACCAGCTTAACCGAGCCGTCGAGGAGCAGGTGAAGGGTGTAGCCGAGGAATGCACTAAGTCCAACGAACAGGCCCTCACCAGTCCTCATGCCCAGGCCGTACTCCACCATCAGGAACGCCAGCCCACCGTAGATTGCCGCGAAGAGGAGGGAATGCACTATGCCCCTGTGCCTCGGCATCAGCCAGGTGAAGGCGAACCACGCCATGACCCCGGCGAGGGCCGCCACCACCCACTCCACGGCCGTGTTGAGCCAGGGCTGTCCGAGGTCGATGGAGCCGGCTATGTTGGTGTACACCGCCCCGCCGGCCGCGACGCTGACTATTGGCTTGGTCCCGCGGTGAATGAGAGCGTTGGGGTGGTCCATGTCCGGCAGATCGCTGCCCAGGACGTAGAATGCGTAACCTATGATTAGAGCCATAGTGCTCAGCTCAAGGGGGGCGCCGTGGTCCGCCAGCAATCCGGCCAGGGCGACGGCCACGGGATAACTGAGTACCCCGCTCAGCACGTGAGTGTCGTAGTTCGGCACCTCACTCACCCTTCAGCTCCTCGGCTTGGCCCTCCTCTAAAAACTTTCTGACGTAGTCCGGGACCTTGTAGTTGCCCTTGGGGTCGCCCACTAGGAAGCCGAGCCTTATCAGCTCGTTGAGCTGGTCGTAGACCTGTATGCCGGGTCTCTTGACGGCCTTCGCGACCTGAATGTAGCTCACTGGCCCTCCGTTGAACTCGAAGACTATCGCCTCCACGAGATCACGGTACTCCTTCGGAATCCTCGTCAGGTACTCCTCGAGGCTCTTTGGTTCCTCGAGTATTGTCGTCACGACGTAGTCGTCTATGGGGTCGAACTTGTGCTTTGCCGCTTCGCTCAGGACGTAGTGGAGGAGCCTCAAAATCTGCCTCGGGTTGCCCTTCCCGAGCTGGTGGATCAGCCTTATCGCCTCCTCCGTGAAGGGGTAGAGCGGGTCGTCGGTGTCCCTCACCCTCACCCTGTTGAGCCTCTTCTTCACCAGCTCGTAGGCCTCGTCCAGGCTCATCGGCCTGAGCTTGAACTCGTAGTGGAGGCGCATGAAGAAGGCCGGGAAGATCCTGGAGTACTCCTCATACGCCTCGGGTATTGAGGCGAAGGCCACTATGCAGCCCTTGGGCATCGTGCTTATGAAGTGCCTCAGCATCTCGAAGAACTGTATCTTCTCCCTCTCGCTCGCGCTCCCCATGTTCTCCAGCTCGTCGAGTAGGAGGGCGCAGTAGGGGTACCTGCTCATCTGCTCGACCAGGAGCTCGGCTATGTCCCTGCTCTTGTACTCGTTCCTGTCGCTGAGCATCTTTTCGAGCCTGTCTATGAAGCCGAGCTTCCTGGAGAGGTTCTCGAGGAATATGTTGGTCCTGCTCTTGGGCGGCTTGAGGGAGTAGAATATGTCGCGGGTGAGCTTGAGTATGTCGTTGGTATCGACCTTGACGTATATCGCCTTCCCCCTGTTCTCTTCAATGGCCTTGGCTATGGTCTTGAGCCTCTGGGTCTTTCCCATTCCCAGCGGGCCGACGATGCTCAGCGCTATCGAGCTCTTGTTGCCTATGACCTCCGAAACTATCATCTGAAGGCGCATGTCCACCTCCTGGTAAACGTGAATGCTCTCCACGTCGGTTATTCCCTCGCTTGCGAGCTGTTCGAAGGGGTTGCGAGAAAGGCCGTAAACCTCGTATGACTGGTAGGGATAAAGCTTAAGGCCGCTTGCTCCCATTTTAACTCACCGCTTAGTTTAGGAACGCGAAATATAAAAACCTGTCCATTGGTGAGCAGAGATGATTCTCCTAGTCACGGCACCGCAGGGGCGCGAGGGCGACGCGATACTCGAACTCGAGTGGGCCCTTGGGAAGGTTCGGGTTAGGGGAACCGACTGGAGGGGCGTTCTTCTCGCAGAGACTCCCCTCTCAAAGGAAGAAGCTCTTGAAAGGCTCAAAAACTTTGAGACGCAGGCCATTCAGAGGGTGGTTCCCCTCGAGAGGCTCGTCCCCGCGAGGTGGGAGGAGATAGAGAAGGCCGTCCTTGGAGTGGGGGAGAGGATAGACGGAACCTTCGCGGTTCGGGCCAAGGTCAGGGGAAACAGAAAACTGTCCCAGAGGGAGCTTGAGGTGAAGCTCGGCTCACTCCTCGTGGAGCGCTTTGGCCTTGGGGTGAACCTGGGCGACCCGGACTTCACCGTGGTTGTCGAGGTTTTAGGTAAGAAAGCCGGGATCGGACTGGTGAAGAGGGGAGAACTGCTTCGCTTCGAGGTTTCCGACTGAAAGCTGAGAAGGGGTGTCATCGAACCCTCTGA
This Thermococcus cleftensis DNA region includes the following protein-coding sequences:
- a CDS encoding metal-dependent hydrolase; the encoded protein is MPNYDTHVLSGVLSYPVAVALAGLLADHGAPLELSTMALIIGYAFYVLGSDLPDMDHPNALIHRGTKPIVSVAAGGAVYTNIAGSIDLGQPWLNTAVEWVVAALAGVMAWFAFTWLMPRHRGIVHSLLFAAIYGGLAFLMVEYGLGMRTGEGLFVGLSAFLGYTLHLLLDGSVKLV
- a CDS encoding ATP-binding protein; protein product: MGASGLKLYPYQSYEVYGLSRNPFEQLASEGITDVESIHVYQEVDMRLQMIVSEVIGNKSSIALSIVGPLGMGKTQRLKTIAKAIEENRGKAIYVKVDTNDILKLTRDIFYSLKPPKSRTNIFLENLSRKLGFIDRLEKMLSDRNEYKSRDIAELLVEQMSRYPYCALLLDELENMGSASEREKIQFFEMLRHFISTMPKGCIVAFASIPEAYEEYSRIFPAFFMRLHYEFKLRPMSLDEAYELVKKRLNRVRVRDTDDPLYPFTEEAIRLIHQLGKGNPRQILRLLHYVLSEAAKHKFDPIDDYVVTTILEEPKSLEEYLTRIPKEYRDLVEAIVFEFNGGPVSYIQVAKAVKRPGIQVYDQLNELIRLGFLVGDPKGNYKVPDYVRKFLEEGQAEELKGE
- a CDS encoding THUMP domain-containing protein; the encoded protein is MILLVTAPQGREGDAILELEWALGKVRVRGTDWRGVLLAETPLSKEEALERLKNFETQAIQRVVPLERLVPARWEEIEKAVLGVGERIDGTFAVRAKVRGNRKLSQRELEVKLGSLLVERFGLGVNLGDPDFTVVVEVLGKKAGIGLVKRGELLRFEVSD